GCTGGCCCTCTTCGCTTCCGAGCAGCGGCTGGCCGGGCTGGATCGTCTTCAGCAGCGGCTGGACCTTCTCCGTGACGGACGGAGGGGCAACGCCGGTTTGCGTGGACCGCGAAAACTGCCACTGGCTCAGCAGGACAAAGACGGCCGCGACGGCCAGGGCGAAGACCAGTGCTGCGATCCATTTGGGCTTGACGGCGGTTTTTAACACACTACAACGGTACTTCGTAACCGTGTAGAACAACGAATGCGCGGTGGGGTGACGGCGCACCCACGGCGGGCCGCCGCCGCCAGGGGACGTCCCGGCGTCGTGCTCCTAGTGGTCAAAGAAAACCAGGGTGGAGTTGATCAGCTCGGCGATGACCTCTTTATCGTGGGCGCGGCGCAGGGATTCGCGGAAGTTCTCCTTGAAGAGGCTGCGCGCCAGGGTGGCCAGGACCTCCAGGTGCTCGGAGAACGAGCTGGCCGGGGTGGCGATGAGCAGGACCACTGTGGCGGGGCCGTCCACGGCGCCGAAGTCCAGGCTGTGGCCGAACTTGGTGACCCCGACGGCGATGGACGTCTGCGTGACGTAGTCGCTGCGGGCGTGCGGCACGCCAATGCCGCCCGGCAGGCCGGTGGCCATCTGGTGCTCGCGGGCGTTGACGTGGCGCAGGAAGCCCGCGAGGTCGCTGACCCTGCCCTGTTCAAAGAGTCTCGCGGCCAGCTGGGCGGCGGCATCTTCCTTGGAATCGGCCACAAGTTCCAAAATCACAAGGCCGGGGTTGGTCAGTTCGGCGTCGTACCGCTCCAGCAAGCCGTTTGTCATCAGTACCTTTCAGGTCTGCACTACGTCAGCGGAACGATTCCAGGGGCGCCCAGCCGGGCGGCGTCTGCGGTGACGTCGTCGGGCTGCTGCTGGCTAAGCCGTTCGGCTTCAACCCGGGCCAGATAGTGCGCCACCTCGTTGTCGACCTGGGTTTCACTCCACCCCAAAACGTCCCCCATCAGTCTAGCGGCGACGGGCGCGGCGGACACGCCGCGGTCCCAGGCTTCAATGGAGATCCTGGTGCGGCGCGTCAGCACGTCGTTGAGGTGCAGGGCCCCCTCGTGCGTCGTCGCGTAGACCACTTCGGCGCCGAGATAGTCATCGGCACCCGGCAGCGGCTCGGCCAGTCCGGGGTTTTCGGCCACCAGGTCCAGCACTTCCTGGGCCATGGAGCCGTAGCGGTTGAGCAGGTGTTCCACCCGTGCCACGTGGATGCCCGACTCGTCGGCCGTGCGGTTCCGGCGGTTCCAGGCCGCCTTGTACCCGCCGGCGCCGAGCAGCGGAATGGTTTCCGTGCAGCTTTCGGGCACCTTCTCATCGAGTGCCCGGCCGGCCTCGTCCACGGCATCCTTGCCCATGACCCGGTACGTGGTGAACTTTCCGCCTGCC
This genomic stretch from Arthrobacter dokdonellae harbors:
- a CDS encoding PTS sugar transporter subunit IIA, with the translated sequence MTNGLLERYDAELTNPGLVILELVADSKEDAAAQLAARLFEQGRVSDLAGFLRHVNAREHQMATGLPGGIGVPHARSDYVTQTSIAVGVTKFGHSLDFGAVDGPATVVLLIATPASSFSEHLEVLATLARSLFKENFRESLRRAHDKEVIAELINSTLVFFDH